One Drechmeria coniospora strain ARSEF 6962 chromosome 01, whole genome shotgun sequence genomic region harbors:
- a CDS encoding GPI transamidase component GPI16 codes for MRQLLTLFILALIPGFLRAAEYHEQLNLRPLPLNALLASFNFRSNTSLADFKAHNFRLFPRSLGQILQYAGTRELHLRFTLGRWDAERWGARPWDGAREGGTGVELWAWLDAKTDEEADENWLTLTNALSGLFCASLNFIDGTRTIRPVVSFQPEGHHSDDALASTRLLHGVLPHEVVCTENLTPFLKLLPCKGKAGIASLLDGHRLFDASFQSMAIDVRPVCAPDGECVLQMEQTIDMVLDVNRSRRPRGKRRGSPTSTAAVVKRASDVLTARTDNPIPRPPPVEELVCDTSKLYHDESTCYPVDHLVGQHWDFIDLFGRYMRGTCPLADAEVPPVCLHVPDALDVYSSMDVQEIRRSDGMSRCFVMTADNEFSLILAKPAMEAAKMREVVPPERPLLFAERSFTGHGQEHGGVQTILTNPGDGEVEFVYMESLPWFMRIYLHTLSTRISSTGVGQAADNSSAIIKEIYYRPALDRTRGTQLELVMRIPPSCTVFLTYDFEKAILRYTEYPPDANRGFDVAAAVITTRAPRRGLSLRTTSLLLYLPTPDFSMPYNVIIFTSTTIALTFGGLYNILVRRLVGADEAPAPLLKAKLTKLLAMLKRAKN; via the coding sequence ATGCGGCAACTACTGACCCTtttcatcctcgccctcatcCCCGGCTTTCTAAGGGCGGCCGAGTACCACGAGCAGCTCAACCTCCGTCCGCTCCCTCTCAACGCTCTCCTCGCGAGCTTCAACTTCCGCTCCAACACGTCCCTCGCCGACTTCAAGGCTCACAACTTCCGTCTCTTCCCGCGCTCCCTCGGCCAGATCCTGCAGTACGCCGGCACCCGCGAGCTGCACCTCCGCTTCACCCTCGGCCGCTGGGACGCCGAGAGATGGGGGGCCCGCCCCTGGGATGGCGCGAGGGAaggcggcaccggcgtcgagctctgGGCCTGGCTCGACGCcaagacggacgaggaggcggatGAGAACTGGTTGACGCTGACGAATGCGCTCTCGGGCCTGTTCTGCGCCTCGCTCAACttcatcgacggcaccaGGACCATCcggcccgtcgtctccttccaGCCGGAGGGTCACCATTCCGACGACGCGCTCGCCAGCACGAGGTTGCTCCACGGCGTGCTGCCGCACGAGGTCGTCTGCACCGAGAACCTGACGCCCTTCCTCAAGCTGCTGCCGTGCAAGGGCAAGGCGGGCATCGCAAGCCTGCTCGACGGTCACCGGCTGTTCGACGCCTCCTTCCAGAGCATGGCCATCGACGTGCGCCCCGTCTGCGCGCCGGACGGCGAGTGCGTCCTGCAGATGGAGCAGACCATCGACATGGTCCTCGACGTCAATCGGTCGAGGCGACCCAGAGGTAAGCGACGCGGCtccccgacgtcgacggcggcggtggtgaagcgagcgagcgacgTGCTGACGGCCAGGACAGACAACCCGATCCCGCGGCCGCCTccggtcgaggagctggtGTGCGACACGTCGAAGCTGTACCACGACGAGTCGACCTGCTATCCCGTCGACCACCTCGTCGGGCAGCACTGGGACTTTATCGACCTCTTCGGCCGCTACATGCGAGGCACCTGtcccctcgccgacgccgaggtgccGCCCGTGTGCCTGCACGTGCCCGACGCGCTCGACGTCTACTCCAGCATGGACGTGCAGGAAATCAGACGCTCGGACGGCATGTCGCGCTGCTTCGTCATGACGGCCGACAACGAGTTCTCCCTCATCCTGGCCAAGCCGGCCAtggaggcggccaagatgCGGGAGGTGGTGCCGCCCGAGAGGCCGTTGCTTTTTGCCGAGCGCAGCTTCACGGGCCACGGGCAGGAGCACGGCGGCGTGCAGACGATCCTCACGAacccgggcgacggcgaggtcgagttCGTCTACATGGAGTCGCTCCCCTGGTTCATGCGCATCTACCTCCACACGCTGTCGACGCgcatctcgtcgacgggcgtGGGCCAGGCGGCCGACAACTCGTCGGCCATCATCAAGGAGATTTACTACCGGCCCGCGCTCGACCGCACGCGTGGGACCCAGCTCGAGCTGGTGATGCGCATCCCACCCTCGTGCACCGTCTTCCTCACGTACGACTTTGAGAAGGCGATCCTGCGCTACACGGAGTACCCGCCTGACGCGAACCGCGGCTTCgacgtggcggcggccgtcatcaCCACCCGGGCGCCCCGCCGCGGCCTCTCCCTCCGCACCACGAGTCTGCTGCTGTacctgccgacgccggacTTTAGCATGCCCTACAACGTCATCATCttcacgtcgacgacgattgCCTTGACCTTTGGCGGCCTGTACAACATCCTGGTCCGGAGGCTCGtgggcgccgacgaagcgcCGGCGCCATTGCTCAAGGCCAAGTTGACCAAGCTGCTCGCGATGCTGAAGCGAGCCAAGAATTAG
- a CDS encoding LUC7 protein, with product MAAEQRKLLEQLMGATSSSRDTQITLDDAKVCRSFIVGTCPHDLFTNTKQDLGMCAKVHSEGLKVEYEALQEREKQRLGFEYDYIRDLGKHVEECNRRIDSAQKRLEKTPEEIRQTNDLVSRRVESRAVYSSDCVLTDRVLQLAEIAEIDENIQLGLKECELLNGINLVGMAMEEFYHLKVMAQAKAEKERELKALSDTSGPSGHQKLQVCDVCGAYLSRLDNDRRLADHFYGKMHLGYAQMRKAYDAFPREMRSRARQQPPTEDDGRGPKGPRGYGYGGGRRGHRG from the coding sequence atggctgcGGAGCAGAGAaagctgctcgagcagctcatgggcgccacctcgtcgtcgcgcgaTACCCAGAtcaccctcgacgacgccaaagTCTGCCGCtccttcatcgtcggcacctGCCCGCACGACCTCTTCACCAACACCAAGCAGGACCTCGGCATGTGTGCCAAGGTGCACTCCGAGGGCCTCAAGGTAGAGTACGAGGCGCTGCAGGAACGCGAGAAGCAGCGTCTCGGCTTCGAGTACGACTACATCCGCGACCTCGGCAAGCACGTCGAAGAGTGCAACCGACGGATCGACTCGGCCCAGAAGCGTCTCGAGAAGACGCCGGAGGAGATTCGGCAGACGAACGATTTGGTAAGTCGACGGGTCGAAAGCAGAGCCGTATACTCGTCGGACTGCGTGCTGACGGACCGTGTGCTGCAGCTTGCCGAGATTGCCGAGATCGACGAGAACATCCAGCTCGGTCTCAAGGAGTGCGAGCTCCTCAACGGCAtcaacctcgtcggcatggcgATGGAGGAGTTCTACCACCTCAAGGTCATGGCccaggccaaggcggagAAGGAACGGGAGCTTAAGGCGCTCTCGGACACGTCCGGACCGTCGGGCCACCAGAAGCTGCAGGTCTGCGATGTCTGCGGTGCGTACCTCAGCCGGCTCGACAACGACCGTCGCTTGGCCGACCACTTTTATGGAAAGATGCATCTCGGGTACGCGCAGATGCGCAAGGCGTACGACGCGTTCCCGCGCGAGATGAGGAGCCGTGCGCgccagcagccgccgacggaggaCGATGGCCGCGGACCTAAGGGGCCCCGCGGATACGGCTACGGCGGCGGTCGTCGCGGCCACCGTGGCTAG